A section of the Paenibacillus odorifer genome encodes:
- a CDS encoding RNA polymerase sigma factor — MQDNEQLYREYSTQVYKFVFSLCHNHLLAEEITQETFYRAIKSIDKYDGTCKVYVWLCQIAKHVWYQELDKQRKRKSEELEDASLANANSTESQFIFAQDKMDLFKQLHLLDPNTKEVLYLRLTGEFSFREIGEILGRDETWARVTFYRGKQKLMKGRSS, encoded by the coding sequence ATGCAGGACAACGAGCAATTATACAGGGAATATTCAACCCAAGTATATAAATTCGTATTTAGCCTTTGTCATAATCACTTGCTGGCAGAAGAAATTACCCAAGAAACTTTTTATAGAGCTATAAAATCGATAGACAAATACGATGGGACCTGCAAAGTATACGTATGGCTCTGTCAAATTGCTAAACATGTGTGGTATCAGGAGCTGGACAAGCAGCGCAAGCGGAAGTCTGAGGAATTAGAAGACGCTTCTTTGGCTAACGCAAATTCAACAGAATCCCAGTTCATTTTTGCTCAGGACAAAATGGATTTATTTAAACAACTTCATTTACTTGATCCAAATACCAAAGAAGTATTATATCTGCGTTTAACCGGAGAATTCAGTTTTCGGGAAATTGGCGAAATTCTTGGAAGAGATGAAACCTGGGCAAGAGTTACCTTTTACCGTGGAAAACAAAAATTGATGAAAGGAAGATCTTCATGA
- a CDS encoding nitrous oxide-stimulated promoter family protein — MITKVNRQLNEGPKIQKEQELVTKMIRIYCKKKHHHKGFCEECQELNEYALKRLAYCKFGEEKTACAKCPVHCYKPDYRQRIKGVMRFSGPWMLLYHPIESIRHIPLPNKLRK, encoded by the coding sequence ATGATAACAAAGGTAAACCGGCAGTTAAATGAGGGTCCTAAAATTCAAAAAGAACAAGAGCTTGTTACCAAAATGATTCGTATATATTGTAAGAAAAAACATCATCATAAGGGGTTTTGTGAGGAATGTCAGGAATTAAATGAGTATGCGCTGAAGAGGCTAGCCTATTGTAAATTTGGTGAAGAGAAAACAGCTTGTGCCAAATGTCCTGTTCATTGTTACAAACCGGATTATCGCCAAAGAATTAAAGGGGTTATGCGTTTTTCTGGTCCGTGGATGCTGCTCTATCATCCCATTGAGTCGATTAGGCATATTCCGCTACCCAATAAATTGAGAAAATAA